A region from the Mycolicibacterium litorale genome encodes:
- a CDS encoding Lrp/AsnC family transcriptional regulator has translation MDRLDDTDERILAELADHARATFAEIGQRVNLSAPAVKRRVDRMLDDGVIRGFTTVVDRNAVGWNTEAYVQVFCHGTIAPERLRAAWVDIPEVVSAATVTGTADAILHVLARDMRHLEEALERIRSSADIERSESIVVLSNLIERARP, from the coding sequence ATGGACCGGCTGGACGACACCGACGAGCGCATCCTCGCCGAACTGGCCGACCATGCGCGCGCCACGTTCGCCGAGATCGGACAGCGGGTGAACCTGTCGGCGCCGGCGGTCAAGCGGCGGGTGGACCGCATGCTCGACGACGGCGTCATCCGCGGCTTCACCACCGTGGTCGACCGCAACGCCGTCGGCTGGAACACCGAGGCCTACGTACAGGTGTTCTGCCACGGCACCATTGCGCCGGAACGGCTTCGGGCGGCCTGGGTGGACATCCCCGAGGTGGTCAGCGCGGCGACGGTGACAGGAACGGCCGACGCGATCCTGCACGTGCTGGCCCGCGACATGCGCCACCTGGAAGAAGCGTTGGAACGCATTCGTTCCAGTGCCGACATCGAGCGCAGCGAGAGCATCGTGGTGCTGTCCAATCTCATCGAGCGGGCGCGCCCCTGA
- a CDS encoding universal stress protein, with protein sequence MPIGVLIGFDGSPAATAAVEVGGQLLPQAHAWVTHLWTPPFASEPLRRRLRASVGSATELVERTESEGEREAQRVAATGTTLARAAGLDAEPLVKRSWGGEGLVLAQLAEQVSADLVLVGSRGLGGAQAFLGSVSDTAVQYASRPTLVAPAPMLADEYDALADGPVIVGWDGSGGARTALTAAQRLFPAREILAVSIGQGITEALPEGVAGEHVDAPPGAKEHTVADALVGLAALRRAAVVAVGSRGQSAMRQVLLGSVARATLRAAHRPVLVVPGP encoded by the coding sequence ATGCCGATCGGCGTGCTCATCGGATTCGACGGTTCACCGGCGGCGACCGCCGCGGTCGAGGTGGGTGGGCAGCTGCTTCCCCAGGCGCATGCCTGGGTGACGCACCTGTGGACGCCCCCGTTCGCCAGCGAGCCGTTGCGCCGGCGCCTGCGTGCGAGTGTGGGCAGCGCCACCGAGCTGGTCGAGCGCACCGAGTCCGAGGGGGAACGCGAGGCCCAGCGTGTCGCGGCCACCGGCACCACGCTCGCCCGGGCCGCCGGACTCGACGCCGAACCGTTGGTCAAACGCTCCTGGGGCGGTGAGGGTTTGGTGCTCGCCCAGTTGGCCGAGCAGGTGTCGGCCGATCTGGTGCTGGTCGGTTCCCGCGGGCTCGGCGGCGCCCAGGCGTTCCTCGGCAGCGTGTCGGACACCGCCGTGCAGTACGCGTCGCGCCCGACGCTGGTCGCCCCGGCGCCCATGCTGGCCGACGAATACGACGCGCTGGCCGACGGACCCGTCATCGTGGGATGGGACGGTTCGGGCGGTGCGCGCACCGCGTTGACGGCCGCACAGCGCCTCTTCCCCGCTCGCGAGATCCTCGCGGTGTCGATCGGCCAGGGCATCACCGAAGCCCTGCCCGAGGGAGTGGCGGGCGAACACGTCGACGCACCGCCGGGGGCCAAGGAGCACACCGTCGCCGACGCGTTGGTCGGTCTGGCCGCTCTGCGCAGGGCCGCGGTCGTGGCGGTGGGTTCGCGCGGACAGTCCGCGATGCGTCAGGTCCTGCTCGGCAGCGTCGCACGCGCCACGCTGCGCGCGGCACACCGTCCCGTGCTGGTGGTGCCGGGGCCGTAG
- the rocD gene encoding ornithine--oxo-acid transaminase: MTVTDHTTLAERVIAADSRHVAHNYSPLPVVAAAAEGAWITDVDGRRYLDCLAAYSAVNFGHRHPRIIAAAHAQLEAVTLVSRAFHSDRLAPFCQALAELCGKDMVLPMNTGAEAVESGIKVARKWGTDIKGVPAGAGNIVVAHNNFHGRTTTIISFSDDDTARRGFGPYTPGFRAVPFGDVDALAAAVDDHTVAVLLEPIQGEAGIIVPPDDYLPRVRRICTERGVLLIADEIQSGLARTGRTFACDHWGVVPDVYLLGKALGGGVVPVSAVVADRDVLGVLHPGEHGSTFGGNPLAAAVGITVIDLLRTGDFQSRAAELGSHLHMRLQGLRGRGVHAVRGKGLWAGVDVDPALGTGKQISAALAERGVLVKDTHGSTLRFAPPLVISVDEIDWAMERFVEVLVISTS; the protein is encoded by the coding sequence ATGACAGTCACCGACCACACGACGCTCGCCGAACGGGTGATCGCCGCCGACAGCCGCCACGTCGCACACAACTACTCTCCACTGCCCGTGGTGGCGGCCGCCGCGGAGGGCGCCTGGATCACCGACGTGGACGGCCGGCGTTACCTCGACTGCCTGGCCGCGTACTCGGCGGTGAATTTCGGCCACCGCCATCCCAGGATCATCGCGGCCGCACACGCCCAGCTCGAGGCGGTCACACTGGTCAGCCGGGCCTTCCACTCCGACCGCCTGGCACCGTTCTGTCAGGCGCTGGCCGAGCTGTGCGGCAAGGACATGGTGCTGCCGATGAACACCGGCGCCGAAGCGGTGGAGAGCGGTATCAAGGTCGCCCGCAAGTGGGGCACCGACATCAAGGGCGTCCCCGCCGGAGCGGGCAACATCGTGGTGGCACACAACAACTTCCACGGTCGCACCACCACGATCATCAGTTTCTCCGACGACGACACCGCCCGCCGCGGCTTCGGCCCGTACACGCCCGGCTTCCGGGCCGTGCCGTTCGGTGACGTCGACGCACTGGCCGCCGCCGTCGACGACCACACCGTCGCGGTGCTGCTGGAACCGATCCAGGGTGAGGCCGGGATCATCGTCCCGCCCGACGACTACCTGCCGCGCGTGCGCCGCATCTGCACCGAACGCGGTGTCCTGCTGATCGCCGACGAGATCCAGTCCGGTCTGGCGCGTACCGGCAGGACCTTCGCCTGTGATCACTGGGGCGTCGTACCCGACGTCTACCTCCTGGGTAAGGCGCTCGGCGGCGGCGTCGTTCCGGTGTCGGCGGTGGTGGCCGACCGTGACGTGCTCGGGGTCCTGCATCCCGGCGAGCACGGCTCCACCTTCGGTGGCAACCCACTGGCCGCGGCGGTCGGCATCACGGTGATCGACCTGCTGCGCACCGGTGACTTCCAGTCGCGGGCAGCCGAACTCGGATCGCACCTGCACATGCGGCTGCAGGGTCTGCGCGGGCGCGGCGTCCATGCGGTGCGCGGCAAGGGATTGTGGGCGGGTGTCGACGTCGACCCCGCTCTCGGCACGGGTAAACAGATCAGCGCCGCACTCGCCGAACGCGGGGTGCTGGTCAAGGACACCCACGGCTCGACACTGCGGTTCGCTCCGCCGTTGGTGATCAGCGTCGACGAAATCGACTGGGCGATGGAACGATTCGTTGAGGTGCTAGTGATCAGTACTTCATGA
- the tuf gene encoding elongation factor Tu yields MAKAKFERTKPHVNIGTIGHVDHGKTTLTAAITKVLHDKYPELNESRAFDQIDNAPEERQRGITINISHVEYQTEKRHYAHVDAPGHADYIKNMITGAAQMDGAILVVAATDGPMPQTREHVLLARQVGVPYILVALNKSDAVDDEELIELVEMEVRELLAAQDFDEDAPVVRVSALKALEGDPQWVKSVEDLMDAVDESIPDPVRDTDKPFLMPVEDVFTITGRGTVVTGRVERGVINVNEEVEIVGIRPSTTKTTVTGVEMFRKLLDQGQAGDNVGLLLRGIKREDVERGQVVVKPGTTTPHTEFEGQVYILSKDEGGRHTPFFNNYRPQFYFRTTDVTGVVTLPEGTEMVMPGDNTDISVKLIQPVAMDEGLRFAIREGGRTVGAGRVTKINK; encoded by the coding sequence GTGGCGAAGGCGAAGTTCGAGCGGACGAAGCCGCACGTCAACATCGGGACCATCGGTCACGTTGACCACGGCAAGACCACGCTGACCGCGGCTATCACCAAGGTTCTGCACGACAAGTACCCCGAGTTGAACGAGTCGCGCGCATTCGACCAGATCGACAATGCGCCTGAGGAGCGTCAGCGCGGCATCACGATCAACATCTCGCACGTCGAGTACCAGACCGAGAAGCGCCACTACGCGCACGTCGACGCGCCGGGTCACGCCGACTACATCAAGAACATGATCACCGGCGCTGCCCAGATGGACGGTGCGATCCTCGTGGTCGCCGCGACCGACGGCCCGATGCCGCAGACCCGCGAGCACGTGCTGCTGGCCCGCCAGGTGGGTGTGCCCTACATCCTGGTCGCGCTGAACAAGTCGGACGCAGTCGACGACGAGGAGCTCATCGAGCTCGTCGAGATGGAGGTCCGCGAACTGCTGGCCGCCCAGGACTTCGACGAGGACGCCCCGGTCGTGCGCGTCTCGGCGCTCAAGGCGCTCGAGGGTGACCCGCAGTGGGTCAAGTCCGTCGAGGATCTGATGGACGCCGTCGACGAGTCGATCCCGGACCCGGTCCGCGACACCGACAAGCCGTTCCTGATGCCCGTCGAGGACGTCTTCACGATCACCGGCCGCGGCACCGTGGTCACCGGTCGTGTGGAGCGTGGCGTGATCAACGTGAACGAGGAAGTCGAGATCGTCGGCATCCGTCCGTCGACCACCAAGACCACGGTCACCGGTGTCGAGATGTTCCGCAAGCTGCTCGACCAGGGTCAGGCCGGTGACAACGTCGGTCTGCTGCTGCGCGGCATCAAGCGTGAGGACGTCGAGCGCGGTCAGGTCGTCGTGAAGCCCGGCACCACCACGCCGCACACCGAGTTCGAGGGCCAGGTCTACATCCTGTCCAAGGACGAGGGTGGCCGGCACACGCCGTTCTTCAACAACTACCGTCCGCAGTTCTACTTCCGCACCACGGACGTGACCGGTGTGGTGACGCTGCCCGAGGGCACCGAGATGGTGATGCCCGGTGACAACACCGACATCTCCGTCAAGCTGATCCAGCCTGTCGCCATGGACGAGGGCCTGCGCTTCGCGATCCGCGAGGGTGGCCGCACCGTCGGCGCCGGCCGCGTGACGAAGATCAACAAGTAG
- a CDS encoding SHOCT domain-containing protein — translation MSTFWRYIRIQLFVLLCGIVGPIFLAIYFLTGPDPMLEWMFWTGLLITAADVLIALGITAFGAHSAARTAELEARGMLALAQVTGIHDTSTRINEQPLVKLDLYLSGPGLTPFTAQDRVVASVSRLPMITNRTLVAIVDPATNEYQIDWDRSALVGGLMPATFTLAEDNQTYDLTGQSGPLLEILQILKTHGIGMDNMIDLRANPEARQQVQAVVRRAAVQQMPAPAATAPPAPVSAPTGPSTAQRLQELETLRATGAITDAEYAAKRQQIIEAL, via the coding sequence ATGTCGACCTTCTGGCGCTACATCCGCATCCAGCTGTTCGTGCTGCTGTGCGGCATCGTCGGCCCCATCTTCCTCGCCATCTACTTCCTGACCGGGCCCGACCCGATGCTGGAGTGGATGTTCTGGACCGGGTTGCTGATCACCGCCGCCGACGTGCTGATCGCCTTGGGCATCACCGCATTCGGCGCCCACTCGGCGGCCAGGACCGCCGAACTCGAAGCGCGCGGGATGCTCGCGCTCGCGCAGGTCACCGGTATCCACGACACCAGCACCCGGATCAACGAACAGCCGTTGGTCAAACTCGACCTGTACCTCAGCGGACCGGGCCTCACGCCGTTCACCGCACAGGACCGGGTGGTCGCCTCGGTGTCACGGCTGCCCATGATCACCAACCGCACGCTCGTCGCGATCGTCGACCCGGCCACCAACGAGTACCAGATCGACTGGGACAGAAGCGCTCTGGTCGGCGGGCTGATGCCGGCGACGTTCACCCTGGCCGAGGACAACCAGACCTACGACCTCACCGGGCAGTCCGGGCCCCTGCTGGAGATCCTGCAGATCCTCAAGACCCACGGCATCGGCATGGACAACATGATCGACCTGCGCGCCAACCCCGAAGCGCGCCAACAGGTCCAGGCCGTCGTCCGGAGGGCCGCGGTACAGCAGATGCCCGCCCCCGCGGCGACGGCGCCGCCCGCGCCGGTGAGCGCACCGACGGGCCCGTCGACCGCGCAACGACTGCAGGAGCTCGAGACGCTGCGCGCCACGGGCGCCATCACCGACGCCGAGTACGCCGCCAAACGGCAACAGATCATCGAAGCGCTGTAG
- a CDS encoding cutinase family protein: MILTVIEEGLGFVFRRLRALAGAVAVGGVALVGLSGTAQAQPQCPDVHWIGAAGSGERGAEVSMNDGMGRVISRSRTDLQQLLARDGRTMTSEAVVYPATEVPEDGGILDWAGFISSVDAGTAALAHQYATFVQQCPTSKVVLAGYSQGAMVVHRNLHALGANPNLAGALLIADGDRLPTDPTLNLGSVTTVPGAGKGVAQDWPILAHAPAPLPPHIGARTISVCELGDAVCDYDPEAEEVTATGVAIHTSYARAAAGGYPWTAPLYQLVGPAAPANPIAVAAG; this comes from the coding sequence ATGATCCTGACAGTGATCGAGGAAGGGTTGGGGTTCGTGTTTCGTCGTCTTCGCGCATTGGCCGGTGCTGTCGCCGTCGGTGGAGTCGCTCTCGTCGGGTTGTCCGGCACGGCGCAGGCCCAGCCGCAGTGCCCCGACGTCCACTGGATCGGCGCCGCGGGCTCAGGTGAGCGTGGCGCCGAGGTGTCGATGAACGACGGGATGGGCCGCGTCATCTCCCGCTCCCGCACCGACCTCCAGCAACTGCTGGCCCGCGACGGCCGCACCATGACCTCCGAGGCCGTCGTCTACCCGGCGACCGAGGTGCCCGAGGACGGCGGCATCCTCGACTGGGCCGGCTTCATCAGCAGCGTCGACGCCGGCACCGCGGCGCTGGCCCACCAGTACGCGACATTCGTGCAGCAGTGCCCGACCAGCAAGGTGGTGCTCGCCGGCTACTCGCAGGGCGCGATGGTGGTCCATCGCAATCTGCACGCACTCGGCGCGAACCCGAACCTGGCGGGCGCCCTGCTGATCGCCGACGGCGACCGGCTGCCCACCGACCCGACGCTCAACCTCGGTTCGGTGACGACGGTGCCCGGCGCGGGCAAGGGCGTCGCCCAGGACTGGCCGATCCTCGCCCACGCGCCCGCACCGCTGCCCCCGCACATCGGCGCGCGCACCATCAGCGTGTGTGAACTCGGCGACGCGGTCTGCGATTACGACCCGGAGGCCGAGGAGGTGACGGCGACCGGGGTGGCCATCCACACCAGCTACGCCCGCGCGGCCGCGGGCGGCTACCCGTGGACCGCGCCGCTGTACCAGCTGGTCGGCCCCGCCGCGCCCGCGAACCCGATCGCCGTCGCCGCAGGCTGA
- the ddaH gene encoding dimethylargininase: MPLQARRTPTIRHYVMTPPTFFAVEYAINPWMDPAVPVDTHRALDQWDTLRRIYKELGHTVELEEPVAGLPDMVYAANGGVLVNGRAVVARFAYSQRAAESDAYAEWMVRHGYTAVRTDHVNEGQGDLLVAGRVLLAGHGFRTDVRAHAEIAAAVGMPVVSLRLVDPRFYHLDTALAVLDDQTVAYHPPAFDTPSRDRLRTLFPDAIEVAAADAQVLALNAVSDGYHVVLPAAATGFAAQLRAAGFDPVGVELSELLKGGGSVKCCTLEVHP, translated from the coding sequence ATGCCGCTTCAGGCCAGGCGCACACCGACCATCCGCCACTACGTCATGACCCCGCCGACATTCTTCGCCGTCGAATACGCGATCAATCCGTGGATGGATCCGGCGGTGCCGGTCGACACCCACCGCGCACTCGACCAGTGGGACACGTTGCGCCGCATTTACAAGGAACTCGGACACACCGTCGAACTGGAGGAACCGGTCGCCGGACTACCGGACATGGTCTACGCCGCCAACGGGGGCGTGCTGGTCAACGGACGGGCGGTGGTGGCCCGGTTCGCCTATTCACAACGCGCGGCCGAGTCCGACGCGTACGCGGAGTGGATGGTCAGGCACGGCTACACCGCGGTGCGCACCGACCACGTCAACGAAGGGCAGGGCGACCTGCTCGTGGCCGGGCGAGTCCTGTTGGCGGGGCATGGTTTCCGCACCGACGTCCGCGCACACGCCGAGATCGCGGCCGCGGTCGGCATGCCGGTCGTCAGCCTCCGACTGGTCGATCCGCGTTTCTACCATCTCGACACAGCACTCGCGGTGCTCGACGACCAGACCGTGGCCTACCATCCCCCGGCCTTCGATACGCCGTCGCGCGACCGCCTGCGCACCCTGTTCCCCGATGCGATCGAGGTCGCCGCCGCCGATGCGCAGGTTCTCGCCCTCAACGCGGTCTCCGACGGCTACCACGTGGTGCTCCCCGCTGCCGCAACGGGATTCGCGGCTCAACTGCGCGCGGCGGGATTCGATCCCGTCGGCGTGGAGCTGTCCGAACTCCTCAAGGGCGGCGGCTCCGTCAAATGCTGCACGTTGGAGGTCCATCCATGA
- a CDS encoding mycofactocin-coupled SDR family oxidoreductase, with the protein MSAVEGPLAGRVALITGAARGQGRAHAVRLASEGADIIAIDICAPVHATITYPAATSEDLAETVRAVEATGRKVLAREVDVRDLAALQQVVADGVEQFGRLDILVANAGVLSWGRLWEMSEDQWNAVIDVNLNGTWKTIRAVVPAMIEAGNGGSIIIVSSSAGLKATPGNGHYAASKHGLTALTNGLALEAGEYGIRVNSIHPYSIDTPMIERDAMMEIFAKHPSYLHSFAPMPLHRVDKDGKKGLQEFMTAEEVADVVAWLAGDGSATLSGSQIAVDRGVMKY; encoded by the coding sequence GTGAGCGCAGTTGAAGGCCCGCTGGCCGGTCGAGTCGCCCTGATCACCGGGGCCGCCCGCGGACAAGGTCGTGCGCACGCCGTCCGTCTGGCCAGTGAGGGCGCCGACATCATCGCGATCGACATCTGCGCGCCGGTGCACGCCACCATCACCTACCCCGCGGCCACCTCCGAGGATCTCGCCGAAACGGTGCGGGCCGTGGAAGCCACCGGCCGCAAGGTGCTCGCCCGCGAGGTCGACGTCCGCGACCTCGCCGCGCTGCAGCAGGTGGTCGCCGACGGCGTCGAACAGTTCGGCCGCCTCGACATCCTGGTGGCCAACGCCGGCGTGCTGAGCTGGGGCCGGCTGTGGGAGATGTCGGAGGACCAGTGGAACGCGGTCATCGACGTCAACCTCAACGGCACCTGGAAGACGATCCGCGCCGTCGTTCCCGCGATGATCGAGGCGGGCAACGGCGGGTCGATCATCATCGTCAGCTCGTCGGCGGGCCTCAAGGCCACTCCGGGCAACGGGCACTACGCCGCGTCCAAACACGGTCTGACCGCGTTGACGAACGGGCTGGCCCTCGAGGCGGGGGAGTACGGGATCCGGGTCAACTCGATCCACCCCTACTCCATCGACACCCCGATGATCGAGCGCGATGCGATGATGGAGATCTTCGCCAAGCACCCCAGCTACCTGCACAGCTTCGCCCCCATGCCCCTGCACCGGGTGGACAAGGACGGCAAGAAGGGCCTGCAGGAGTTCATGACGGCCGAAGAGGTCGCCGACGTGGTGGCGTGGCTGGCCGGCGACGGATCGGCGACGCTGTCCGGCAGCCAGATCGCCGTCGACCGCGGCGTCATGAAGTACTGA
- a CDS encoding NAD(P)/FAD-dependent oxidoreductase: MSTSGGIVIVGGGLAAARTAEQLRRSNYPGPVTIVSDEDHLPYDRPPLSKEVLRSETDDVTLKPAEFYQENDITVLLGTGAATLDTAARKLTLTDGRELGYDELVIATGLVPKRIPSFPDLAGIHVLRSITESLKLREEAGSARRAVVIGAGFIGCEVAASLRKLGVDVVLVEPQPAPLASVLGRQIGDLVARLHRAEGVDVRCGVGVAEVRGEGRVQAVVLSDGTEVEADIVVVGIGSRPATDWLEGSGIALDNGVVCDAEGRSSAPHVWAIGDVASWLDTVGNQVRVEHWSNVADQARVLVPALLGQEVPGVVSVPYFWSDQYDVKIQCLGEPEADDTVHIVEDDGRKFLAYYERDGVVAGVVGGGMPGKVMKTRNKIANGAPIADVLG; encoded by the coding sequence GTGAGCACTTCAGGTGGCATCGTCATCGTCGGCGGCGGCCTTGCGGCCGCCCGCACCGCCGAGCAGCTGCGGCGTTCCAACTACCCGGGCCCGGTCACGATCGTCAGCGACGAGGACCACCTGCCCTACGATCGGCCGCCGCTGTCCAAGGAAGTGCTGCGCAGCGAAACCGACGACGTGACGCTCAAGCCCGCGGAGTTCTACCAGGAGAACGACATCACCGTGCTGCTCGGCACGGGCGCGGCCACCCTGGACACCGCCGCGCGGAAGCTCACGCTGACCGACGGCCGCGAGCTGGGCTACGACGAGCTCGTCATCGCGACCGGCCTGGTGCCCAAGCGGATTCCCTCGTTCCCCGATCTCGCCGGCATCCACGTCCTGCGGTCCATCACCGAGAGCCTCAAGCTGCGTGAGGAGGCCGGATCGGCGCGGCGGGCCGTGGTGATCGGCGCCGGGTTCATCGGGTGTGAGGTCGCCGCGAGCTTGCGCAAACTCGGTGTGGACGTGGTGCTGGTCGAACCGCAGCCCGCACCGCTGGCTTCGGTGCTCGGCCGCCAGATCGGCGACCTGGTGGCGCGTCTGCACCGCGCCGAAGGCGTCGACGTGCGGTGTGGTGTCGGCGTCGCCGAGGTCCGCGGGGAGGGCAGAGTGCAGGCGGTCGTGCTGTCCGACGGCACCGAGGTCGAGGCCGACATCGTGGTGGTCGGCATCGGCTCACGCCCGGCCACCGACTGGCTGGAGGGCAGCGGGATCGCGCTCGACAACGGTGTGGTGTGCGACGCCGAGGGACGCTCGAGCGCACCACACGTCTGGGCCATCGGCGACGTGGCGTCGTGGCTCGACACGGTCGGAAACCAAGTGCGCGTGGAGCACTGGAGCAACGTCGCCGACCAGGCGCGGGTGCTGGTGCCCGCGCTGCTCGGCCAGGAGGTGCCCGGCGTCGTCTCGGTGCCGTACTTCTGGAGCGACCAGTACGACGTCAAGATCCAGTGCCTGGGCGAGCCGGAGGCCGACGACACCGTGCACATCGTGGAGGACGACGGCCGCAAGTTCCTGGCCTACTACGAACGCGACGGCGTGGTGGCCGGTGTGGTGGGCGGCGGCATGCCCGGCAAGGTCATGAAGACCCGCAACAAGATCGCCAACGGCGCACCGATCGCCGACGTGCTGGGCTGA